The following is a genomic window from Podarcis raffonei isolate rPodRaf1 chromosome 5, rPodRaf1.pri, whole genome shotgun sequence.
CAAGATGCACCCTGAAATGGGTGGGGCTGACTGCCAGAAGGGCTTTGGAACGCTAGCAGAACTTCAGGTATTTATTGATCTCTTGCAGGCCAGGATTAGGAACAGGGACAGGCCCTTTTATTTGAGTTCAGTAGCGAGGCAAGGAAGGACAAGAGGTAAGAGTGAAGCTGTTGGTCTTGGTATATGGCTCCACTGCGGTGCTGGGGAATCAATAAGGCCGCAGGGTCTTGCCTTTGCTGCAGGCAGGCATAAATCACTCCCACCCATTCCTCTTCATGCCTTGACACAGGCCTGAGGGctacccccccctccccaacccacaAGACCTGATGGATTGCAAGCAGCTGCTGTCCATCTGCCATTTCTCCAGGCTTTGCTCATtgcctggggagggggagcactgCAATGGAGTCAGCGCTGAGTGAGGGGAGAGGTACCACTTTGCTATGACCCGGACTTTCAGCCCGACTTCTTTAAACATCGCATGAAGGCTCCACACATCGATAGCTATCTACACTGTCGTCCTTGATCATAGGACAGCAGCCTCACTCCTCCTGCAAGGTGTGTGCTCCATCTGGCTTCATAGTCACCAGCTGTTCCCACCCTCTGCTGCACCCGCGGAGAGAAAGAGCCTTCTCAGGGATTGTCCTATAAATGCCGTGGCTCGTGAAGTAgggcagggtttcccaagcttgagtctctagctgtttttggactacagctcccatcatccctagctagcagggccagtggtcagggatggtgggaattgtagtccaaaaacagctggaataTGGGAAACCCTGAAGTAGTGCTTCTCCAGGCATGGGGAATGTTAGGCCCAGCAGTCAGTTGCAGCCCCCAGccctctctgtttggccctttGGACTCTCAGGCCACAACCTTCTCTCACTTTGCTCCTTGAGCTTTTCAGTGGCTGGAATTTGTCCTGGAactcttgtctggatggaggagaggGATGCCATAGGCGATGTTTACattcattgccccacccacttctgGGCATGTGGACCCCTGGAAGATTgctcagaaaggaatgtggccctcagagtcCCCCACCCCTCTGCCTTCCTCTGCTATTTCTCCGCTTGCCCCTGTGGTCTTGCCTCCTGCAGCAAGAGCGAAGAAGCAGCAACCCCCAACGGAGGCACTGCATACCTCTGTGTTTTTACTCCACTCTATGACTCAGTCACACAAAcgcctagtttttttaaaaaaacaaaacacaacaacctTTATTGGCAGGAACAAGCTCTATGAAATGTGGAGCTGGAGAGCCCTTTGGCACTTGGGCTGGTGGAGTGGGGTCGAGGACTCTTCCCTGAGGTGACCAAGTGACCCCCTACACAGGGCCTTTGCCCTCCATGCTGTCGGCCATCACAGTCCATTGCACATTAAATAACTCCACAGATAGCACCAGACCCTCTTCCCCAATCCCTTAAAGTTTAAGCCTCAGGAACGTCGCGGCTGGAGCGTGTAGCAGGCAAGGGCCCAGACGCCTGGTTTCCCTCAGAGATACGTCACAGGGTTCTGTGCCCGTGGGCAGGAAGGTGGCTCCTCCATGCCAGTGGTAGAGGTGGGGATGCCTGTGGGACTAGCCAGCAAACAGGGCCGCCCCCAAATACGTGGGCTCCTGAGGCAGAATTCTTCAGCGGGTGGAGCTGGTTGAGGTAGTCGCTCTGGGCTGGGCTGCTCCCGTGCCCATCTGCCAGAGAGGCAAGAGGAAAGGGCCTCTTCTGAGCAGTGCTACTTTCTTGGCCTGggtggggtaggggtgggggtggagagagaagacTCTATAGCCTCCCAGCTCATTTCAGCCCCATTTTTGTCCGTAGCTGCCAGCCTCTGTAAAAATAGGAAGCAGACCGTGCAGGCTGGGCTGTGATAAGCAGGCAAGGGGCAACAGGCACTGCAAGgacagttgttgttgctgctgctgctgctgctgctgctgcatgtcacCCCAAGGCTGGTGGTGAGGCAGGGAGGCAGGGAGACAATCCTTTCAGCTATCATTTTTGTGCCAGCTGGTATCTGCTGTTTGCTCTGAGTTTTGAGCAGGTTCTGGGCCCAGGAACAGTTGAGAACCTGAATTCCTTGCACCGCATTTGCCTCAGACCAAGTTGCTGgctagtctctgctgtgcctcttcATCCCATTCTATGTTGGCTCCATATTCATCGCCTACAAGTGAGAGGAAGAAACAGTGGCTTTGGGTTACTTTTGacggtgactcagaaactacaactaatccagaataaggcagccagactggtgacagggagcaACCGCTGgaaccatataacaccaatcctaaaggctcccaggacgtttccaagcacaattcgaagtgttggtgctgactttaaagccctaaatggcctcggctctgtatacctgaaggagcacctccacccctGTCatacagcccagacactgagattctcctctgagggccttctggtggttccctcactttaagaattgaagctacagggaaccaggcagagggcattctcagtagtggtgcccaccctgtgaaacacctTCCCATCCGatctcaatgaaataaacaactatctgacttttagaggacatctgaaggcagccctgcatagggaggtttttaatgtttgatgttttatggtgtttttatagtttgctggaagccacccagagtggctggggcaacccaatcagatgggtggtaaataataataataataataatacactaaTGGCCAAATttttggaaaccttttggaaaaagtgtatttccaaggtttgatggctcataacatcacttttattttttgtaataccataaaatatatatcaatggaaagataattaaatgaagaatgtaatgcaacaaagtttgtaaaattatctgtattctatcaaaagttatggccaaataaccagaaaaaggaaacaCAACTTGCTTGggttgatatgcagtagctttccttcatttgaatgtattTTGGGGCATTTACATTCCCATTGAGGACccaaattctgcccacaccttttgctgtcATGCAACATAACATCATAACACTATGCATGTTCTGCAGTGCTGTTGCAGTGCGCATCTCCCCCACCCAGGTTTGGCCATAGCCAAGGCTCCCTCGCTGTTCTCTTCTTACCCGTGTGGCACCCGTGTACCCAGATGCGGTGTCCGTCATACTGGCACTGGCAGCGAAGGACATTGTTGGAGAAATCCGACTCAGCTACCTCGTGTTTCGGATTCACAACCACCTGGTAGGGCAGAGGGCAGAGACTGCTGTAAGTGTGGCTCAGAGAGCTATTGTGGGAGGGGGATGTTCTGTGTCCAGAACAGTCCACCTGCCCATCCCTGTCACTTGCCACCACTTACCTGGAAAATGTAACTCCCACTTGGCACATCGGTGATGTCCACCCACTGGCAGTCAATGTCGTGTCTGTACGTGTCCCAGCAGCCTACGCTGACACCCTGCTCTCCAAAGTTGGCACAGGCAAAGCGCCGCTGCTGTCCTGTATGGGAATGACCATAGGTTGGGTTCTCAATGCACTGGTACAGAATAAGGCCTGCCCTGCATCACTACCGAGGTCCTCTGCTTTCAGGGGCTGCTTGCCTGcataacttagaatcatagaattggaagggacaatgagagtcatctagtccaagcccctgcaatgcaggaatctttttgcccaacgtggggcttgaacccacaaccttaagatgaagagcctcatgctctaccgactgagctatcctgctGACTTAAGCCTTGGAATTTTGCTATGCTAttgtcttccttagtgggtcatgcaaacctcTGTTCTGGATAATGTTTTTTAAGGGTAAGGTAGAGGGcactgaagggacgcgggtggcactgtgggttaaaccacagagcctagggcttgccgatcagaaggtcggcagttcgaatccccgcgaaggggtgagctcccgttgttcggtccctgctcctgccaacctagcagttcaaaagcacgtcaaagcgtaagtagataaataagtacagctctggcgggaaggtaaacgccgtttccgtgcgctgctctggttggtcagaagcggcttagtcatgctggccacatgacccggaagctgtacgccagctccctcggccaataaagcgagatgagcgccgcaaccacagagccggtcacgactggagctaatggtcaggggtccctttaccctttacctagagGGCACTAGAGAGGACTTTATGGAACGGGGGGAGGGGGCGGAAGTGGCTCGGAACAAAGTTGGGGGACCCCAGCTGTAGAGGCAACCCCAGATTCTGGCTTTGCCCCTGCACCCTCTTGGCACTTACCATCTGGGCAGTTGGTGTCCTCCAGGCAGAAGCTGGCCTTGTGTCCTTGAGCCACCCTGGAGCCATTGAGAGTCAGCAAGTCATAGTGGGTGAAAACCTCTATGCTGTGGTAGTGTCTGTGGGAGGAAGGGCCATCAGGAGCCTGCTGTGCAATCAGGGGAAGGCGAGGGTTGGGGAGAAAGTGGGCTGGGCTGGGTAGTGGCCACTGGAGccctttttttgggtggggaggagCAGAAATCTGCTGATCCATGAAGCCCGTCAGTGCAGGAGGATTAGGTGGGGCTGTCGGCTGAGCTACTATTATAGCTCTGCAACCCCGCTCACCCATAATGACAAGCCTGGTGTCAACGTTGCTATTTTCCCAGATGCAACAAACTCCGCTCGCACCACAAAACATCTCGCCGGGGGTAAATGCTGCTTTTTGGACACGTGAGCCTCATCTCACAGGGAGAGGAAGCCACTGGgtttggggagaggaaaggaagtctGGACCACATATGCATAGCGGGGAGAACCTGACAATCAGTTTCTGGCATCCAGCTCCAAATCCTGCACGTGCTCCATAGGGCACCTGCATCCCTCTGCTAGCGGTGAATATGGCAGGAGTGGCAGCGCTGTGTCAAGAGGGAACCCCCTACCTGTGACACTGGTGCCAGATCCAGGCGTGGCGCCCAGTTTTTGGAAGGAAGTCAGCCCGGCCGAGGTTGTGGATCTGCGAGGAGAAGCGCAGCAGGCGCCGATGGCCGTAGGGCCACTCCATGCGATCGGCAGAGGCAGAAAGGCAGCCTTCTTCGTGCGCACAGgacagcatgctcagtgggcggTCCTCTAGATAGGCAGTCTCCTGCACTATTTGGGCACTCATCACCAGATCTGGGGCAGCTGCAAAGAGAAGTCCAAAGTTACACAAGGTGTCACGCTGTCCCAAGTGTTTGTGTAGTAGTCGGAGGTTAAACTCTGAGGACAGACAACCTTGATCTGCCGTACTGCTCCCTCCCAAGCGCCTCCTGAGTAGCTGTATCCTTTGAACTCAGCACTGCAGTCCTTGGCTCAGCTTTGGCATATGGCCAGagacagggccttgcagagccaggcagaagcCCGGACCAGGTAGATAATGTGGCCCCCCTTTtctaccctggggataactgaggtcttataaataagtaagtatataaataattttcacaaacgttatgctgacaaataattttatttcaagaccccagtgcatcccctgcgattgtgaatatgctgaccgaggccccctttggaatcggaggcccagGCCAAGTGCCCATATGGCCCCCCCCTCTGTCTGGACCTGGCCAGAGATGAATCTGCCTGCCTTCCCCCAGGACAGAACTATGCTTCtcatgttttttatttattacgtTTATATGCCaattttatcttccaaggatctcaaggtaggctaggctaagagatagaaggcgactggcccaaggtcacccaaagagcttcatggccgcgtagggattcgaaccctgctctcccaggtcctggtccaagactctaaccattatgccacactagCTCTCTACGTGGCTGCTACATCCCCGCAGATGTAGCTGCCGTATCATGTTATGTGCTGCCACCGATGCTGGTCTGTTCCCCTTTCCACTCACTGCTGGTGCAGGTGACTCCGGCAGAAAAGCGCCCCCCTCCGGACGGGCAATGCACAGGCCCATGGTGCTGGCACTCCAGGATAGAGAGTTCGGTGCCTTTGCAGCGCACGCCGCTCAACACCACCTTGGCAGCGTCAGAGTTTCCCTGCCAGTACCACGTCTCCTGGAAAGAGAGCAAAGGCAATTCTGTTGAGCAAAACCCCACACGACCCTGGGAGCGTTGCGTGCGAAGCAGCCCTTCTTCATCGCACAAGCTCCAAAGTGCCCTGTTCAACTCCTCCCCAGCTCTGGATACTTGGACAGGAAGCCTCAGCCTCCATCTGTGCGACTGGGGAAGTGAGCCACATGCAGCTGACTGCTCAAGGCAGGATCAGAACCTGGCTCTGGGTGCAAGAACTCACCTGGAGAGCATGGCTGGCAAAGCCCAGCCCCAGTTGCCGGCACATGACCATGGCTTCCTGGAGTCCCCAGTGTTCCCCGCAGACGGCACCCCAGCGCAAGGCACCTCCCCTGGAAACCAGGATCTCAACCACGCCCTCCTCTGGAGTGCGCCCTCCAGCCAGGCGTACCTGAAAGGGGGAAATGGATTAATGGGGCTAGATCATTCCAGTGTGGTGAGGTCTGGGTCACAGGTGTACCTATGGCCGCTGCTAAGAATTCAGAGAAGGAAAGGGCTCAGTGACTAAGGGATGCAGGCTTGAGGGCACCTCACCTCTTGGATGAACCAAGTGGCAGCTGTTTGTCTTCACATGGGCTTGAGATGGGCCTCAGCCTCTTTCCAGCCCCCCAGCCCTGAACACTGGGCCCAGCAAGTGTCATTTCAGCTACCAAAGTCCAAAAGAATAACACCTGCTTCCCCTCCTCGTGTTATTTGTCTCGCTTCCTTTGTGCCCCCAAGGAATCAGGTCTTACCTGGCTCCGAGCTTCTGTCCGGGGCACATTACAGCGAACAGCTGCATCTGATTCGTGACGGCACCCCGTCTGCATCGCCCCTTGGGAGCGGCACTCTGCCAGCGAGCGCTCGTAGCCCCTGCACCGCACTCTTGTCCAGTGGATGGGACCCAGGCCTGTAACAGGAGCCGCTTTTAGTAGGGATGGACAGTCACCAGACTGGCCTCACTGCTTCCCCAACCTCTGttttcatggaattgtagagtcgggagggaccacgagggccacccagttcaaccccctacaatgcaggaatcttttgctcgacgtggggctcaaacccacgaccctgagattaagagtctcactcacgctctaccaactgagctatcccagcaggaTGTTTTGCTTGGCTCTTCCTctccctgcttcttcttcttcctcccctgcCTCAACAGTCCCTTGGATCTCTCTCCCCAGCCCACACTCTCCGTCACCAAAGATTCCTTCTGCCACCCTCCATGGgtctccctttccccttccaaaCTGTGTGGCTCTGTGGCGTCTTCTAGAGGGCCCAGAACTGGTCCTTTCCTTGTCTCTCCTTCCCCCATAGGATGAGGGAAGCGCCCCTGTAATGCTTGCATAGCCTCATCCTCCACTCACCTTGGCCCAGCTGAGCCCTGGAAAGAGCTTCTCGCGCCGTGCCATATCCCAGTTGTCGGCACACCACACTGGCGGCAGGCAGGTCCCAGTCTTCATCACACACGGTGCCCCACTGGCCACCAACCAGCACTTCCACACGCCCTTCACCTATTTGTGCGCCCGCACGGAGACGAACCTGCTGCTCCTGCAGGAGTGGAAAAGTGGATATGAGACAAAGCAGGCATGAGGGCACCTGCCTGTCTTAACAAAActgcaacttgaataaaatattggtatgGGGCGGGTAAGTGCCACCCCACATAGCTTATCACAGgatgtggcacatgcacaccatttgaatggcaatgcccatcaactttggggcagcagccccctcaaatattttattggggggccgaaGGGACGTTGCCCCCCAGGAGTTGGCTGATAGGACTGGGTGACTTCTAAAGTAGCAATGGCAGGGAAGACCAAGAGGAAAATAATGGTTTTTTTGCCATGACAGTCCAGTTGCTGGTGGATTCTGCAGTTCCACTGCACCATCAGTTCTCCCACGCTTGATAGGAAGCCTTTGGTCTAGTTCTTGATTTTATAGtcttatcttttgtaaaccgctttgagatgtttttctcccctttacaatcaagtggtgtttaaattttatgaaataaataaaggaatcCTTCTTGCAAGGTGTGTCTGACACCGACTCTGCCCAGTGGGAAATGTGCCCCCTTCTGCTTACCTCTTTGGGCTTGGCCTGGCCAGGCAGCTTGGCTCTGCTAGGCTGGAACTGTGGTCCTGCTATACAGCTGACCAGGGCATGCATGCCCCCGGGACAGGAAGGTTGGTTCCTAGCGGGGGGAGGCACATGCAGCTTGCATTCACCCAGATGGGCCTCTGTGCCCAGGCACTTGATCCGGTGGATCCAAAACGTGTTGTTCGCGGTCAGGCTCTTTAAACTGTAAAATTAAAAGGCGGAGCTGATAGGGAGGTGCGTGGACCCCATCCCAAATGATCTTTCCTCTTACAATCTTTGCTGGTGCTTCAAAAATTTGATGCTACGGACTCTTGGGAGcaagcagggaaaggggaggggggcaaacgAACCCCTGAGACCCACATCTCACTTCTGGCTCTGAGCCTGCAGCAGATGTTGCCCACTCTGACTTTTGGACAGGGTAGGTGAGAGGGGTCAGCCTTGTGCAGAGATCTCATATTCTGGCCTCTAGAGATGATGCTTCTCCTTCCTAGCATTTCCAAGTCTCCTCTTATCACATTTTGATTGTGCACTGCTGAACAGAAGAACAAGACTAGTAGAAATCCTCACCTGGACCGTGGATCCTTCAGCTTCTGATTCCAGAGTTTCCTGAAGGGTGAGAAGATTGAATATCAGTGCATCAGGAGAGTGGTATTGAGAACACCAAGCACATGGTGTGTGACTGGAGTTACCACTTCTATAGAGACCCAAATGTGCTTTCTATTGACActttttgcagtgctttttttctggggggacgcagtggtacgcatacccctaaacatcttgtgtatctttgtacttttgtccatttactgtatttattttccccgatttgaactataaaatggtgatttatttattttttgagtcaaaattagagtacccctaaacattttttaagaaaaaaagcactgacttttTGTTTGGGTGGGTTCTTTATCAAAAAGTTAATCATCATAGATTCTAAACACTTATTCTACTGCTATTACTAATAGtcataacaatttatttatttatcaccttTCTCACACATCTCAAAGCAATGTATGACATgtaataaaaatagtaaaaaaaaccaacaacacagaaaacagcagTAAATTTAAAAGACACAATACAAAGTAAAAACCCCTGCCAGAGC
Proteins encoded in this region:
- the LOXL4 gene encoding lysyl oxidase homolog 4, yielding MLSHLTFLLLACLAVPSGAQRPQIQLRLVGPRSQVGEGRLEVLYNGQWGTVCDDDFNIHVAGVACRELGYEGAVNWAHSAKYGPGDGPIWLDNMRCSGTESSLAECESNGWGVTDCNHNEDTGVICTGLRRSNPATARIQDSRVEEVRIKPILARAKLASPITEGALEVKIHGRWRQVCDAGWTRNNTRVVCGMLGFPKEGRVATGFYRKLWNQKLKDPRSSLKSLTANNTFWIHRIKCLGTEAHLGECKLHVPPPARNQPSCPGGMHALVSCIAGPQFQPSRAKLPGQAKPKEEQQVRLRAGAQIGEGRVEVLVGGQWGTVCDEDWDLPAASVVCRQLGYGTAREALSRAQLGQGLGPIHWTRVRCRGYERSLAECRSQGAMQTGCRHESDAAVRCNVPRTEARSQVRLAGGRTPEEGVVEILVSRGGALRWGAVCGEHWGLQEAMVMCRQLGLGFASHALQETWYWQGNSDAAKVVLSGVRCKGTELSILECQHHGPVHCPSGGGRFSAGVTCTSTAPDLVMSAQIVQETAYLEDRPLSMLSCAHEEGCLSASADRMEWPYGHRRLLRFSSQIHNLGRADFLPKTGRHAWIWHQCHRHYHSIEVFTHYDLLTLNGSRVAQGHKASFCLEDTNCPDGQQRRFACANFGEQGVSVGCWDTYRHDIDCQWVDITDVPSGSYIFQVVVNPKHEVAESDFSNNVLRCQCQYDGHRIWVHGCHTGDEYGANIEWDEEAQQRLASNLV